A stretch of the Canis lupus familiaris isolate Mischka breed German Shepherd chromosome 37, alternate assembly UU_Cfam_GSD_1.0, whole genome shotgun sequence genome encodes the following:
- the LOC102153366 gene encoding putative protein PTGES3L: protein MSSNQHTDLKIAVLALASKHHWVAGATTARQHAWMLWYNRPKYVFMEFCVEDSTEVHLLIKDLHIVFSCKNASGVELYNETEFYAKVNSKPVWLSMDFDNWRDWEEEDEVELAQVECYAELLRKVNTKRPPPGMEDLDDDSDTWVWLHQTAEQERSRLVGLLTFYRLASKSQRCSR, encoded by the exons ATGTCATCAAATCAGCATACA GATCTAAAGATAGCAGTCCTTGCCTTGGCCTCCAAACACCACTGGGTAGCGGGAGCCACCACGGCAAGGCAGCATGCCTGGATGTTGTGGTACAACAGGCCCAAGTATGTGTTCATGGAGTTTTGTGTTGAGGACAGCACCGAGGTACACCTGCTCATCAAAGACCTCCATATTGTATTCAGCTGCAAGAATGCCAGTGGAGTGGAGTTGTACAATGAGACTGAATTCTATGCTAAGGTGAACTC CAAGCCAGTGTGGTTGTCTATGGACTTCGATAACTGGAGGGACtgggaagaggaggatgaggTGGAGCTGGCTCAGGTGGAATGTTACGCAGAGCTTCTGAGGAAGGTCAACACCAAGAGACCTCCCCCTGGCATGGAGGACCTAGATGATGATTCTGACACGTGGGTATGGCTGCATCAGACAGCAGAACAGGAGAGGAGCAGACTGGTGGGGCTCCTGACTTTCTACCGATTGGCT AGCAAAAGCCAAAGATGCAGCAGATAG